The window CCAACCTCCTTTGCCAACTTCATAAAATCAGCTTACTCTAGTCGATCAGTTTCCTTAAAGATAAATAAAGAAGTTTCGGAATCAAGAATATGTAGATCTGGATTACCACAAGGTAGTATCTTGAGCCCAATCCTCTACAGCCTGTACACAATGGACATAGAAAATGTTATATCACGTAAGTCCAAAATTATTCAATACGCCGATGATGTTGTTATTTACACCAGTAACAAATCAGAGGACAAATGTATAGAAAATATCAACACTGAATTTATAGAAATCCAAAAATGCCTAGACAACATGGGACTTTCCATATCCGAGTCCAAAACCAATATATGTATTTTCTCTAGAAATAGAAACAACTATCAAAGACCATtaacaataggaaaatataaacTCCGTATTAGCAACTCTGTAAAATATCTTGGCCTACATCTAGATAGAAAACTATTATGGAAGGACTGTATCCACCAAATCATCAAAAAAACAagtaattctataaatattttaagagcgTTTTGTAGGGCAAAGTGGGGAGCAGATCCAAATACGGCTTTACTTTTCTACAAAACAATGGTACGATCAATAATGGATTATGGAAGTCAACTCTATGGAACAGCAGCAGATACACATCTAAATAAAATCgagatacaacaaaataaatgctTAAGAGTTTGCCTGGGATATCTTAAGTCAACACCCATAAATATTATGCAAGCTGAAGCTGTGGAACCTCCTCTTAAACTAAGAAGACAACTATTGAGCAGAAAATTTGTGAtaaaaaccatttccaaaaaaactTCTTACCTCAATAGTATACAATCACTAACAGTTCAAGTTTTGACCCATAGATACTGGCACTTCAAGAAAACCCCCCTCATAGTAGAAACTTTCTCAGAAATACTTGACATTACAGATATACTTTATTCCAACCAACTTCCCCCGGTTCTAATTTACTCGCCAGAACAAATTTTTTCACGGGAAATTAGAACCTACTATTTTGAAAGTCAAGAAGTAGCAAGTTTCAATCAAACAAAGTTtaacgaaacaaaaaacaaatactgGCCAAACTATGATTCTATATTCACTGATGAATCAAAGTCAAAAGAATATACCAGCTGTGCCTTTTACCATGTGGAAGAAAATACTGACAAAAAATTTATTCTACCAAAGGAAGCTTCCATATACACTGCAGAATTAACAGCAATTGTGCAAGCTATGAAATACATACTCGGCTCTAACCACGACAAATTCATAATATGTACGGACAGCAAAAGTGCAGtagataaacttaaaaaagtaaacaTAAATAGATCAGTTAATCATATTGAAGCAAATATCCTGTATTTACATAATGAGATCCACATCAAGAATAAAGTCGTCATATATCTATGGGTAAAGGGACACGCAGGTATAAcaggtaatgaaatagtagataccTTAGCAAAAACAGCCccaacatcaggagaagaactaaATCTTAAACTACCCCCGTCCGACCTATtcttaaaccaaagaaacaaaataaatgagaTGTGGCAAAACCTACACAACGCTTCAACAACCGGAACAAACTTTTGTAAACACCAGCAAAGAATTCCCAGAAAACCATGGTTTCACAAAATACCAAACAGAAACTTTGTCGCCACAATAAATCGAGTACGTGCTAATCATGCACTAACACCTTATTATAAGcacaaaatgaaaattacagaCGATCCACTGTGTAGTTGTGGTAAAATGGGTACATTAGTACATGTTTTACTTGAATgtccaataaataatgtaaacattaaTAAACTATATAAAAACTTAATTCACTACAAGATAAACCTTCCAATAGAcctaaattgtattattttttcaggaAATAATGATATCCTTTATGTACTTCATCAACACATCATAAACTGTAAACTAAAACTGTAAAATTACTAACCAATTTTGTATGCAATTCTGCGAAAGAAACTAAACGTAAAGCACACAAAGAGGGCTGAAACCTCCGAGGGGATGAACCGGGTTGACGCCCTAgcgcgaaaaaaaaaaaaaaaaataatatatatatatatatatatatatatatatatatatatatatatatatatacatatatatatatatatatatatatatatatatatatatatatatatatatatatatatatatatatataaacaccttacacattttatatattactaacaaaacaaatgaatacatCATGCTCAGGTCTGATGAAACATTTTACACAAATTAATGATTCAATCTAacatagtctggctaattggttcTCACCAAAGCCATAAATtccacgaaaaaaaaaaaaaaaaaaaaaatcagtggcggatccagaggaAGGGTCACGGGGTCGTGACCCCCCCCccccttaaaaatatttgaaaacctacttatcctattggtggtaagactaaaagtgcatcagagaaaagtaatcaaCCTCAAGCTCCATGATCTCCCCAAAAAAAtttctgtagccgccagtgtgtgtaatacatttttttttgtctgaGAGTGGGAATCTTCTAAAGACCGTATCAGATGAATCGTAcctggcgtgtgttggattcagagTAAACGGAGTACATCTGAACGCAGTTACCCCTGGGGGCCTTGCCTCCGGATGAATCCGTGTTACAATGCCTACCAACTAAACCCACTCTCGGTTTTTCTAGACCGTTATCTCGCGCGCGCAGCCTTTCTTTTTCTGTTcgtttctttttctttctgttGCTTATATTGCTCTTGTTTACCCCTGTTGTCTCTCTCTTTCTATAATctcttttattttacataatatgcaaatataaatttatttttatttataaaaatacttaaaattataAGGTAACTGTAACAGACTTACatttaattatgttatttgtaaactaaataaaattatgaaCTAAAATATACACATAGATTacaaacatattttattatttatagagCAGGTTTATTCTTCTCTCTTTGCTTTGTGCAAATTTGTTAATTACTCGTTCATAAAATGTGTCGCCCGTTTCCATTAACTGAGCAAGAATGTCTTTCTGGATTGATACAGTAGACAGTGATGAAAGCCGATTTTGCGTCATTGTATTTCGAAGAGATGACTTTATTCGCTTTAAAGTGGAGAAAGTTCTTTCAACCGAAGCGCTTGTTGCAGGTATTGTAGCAAGTAAACAAAATAACTTATAGCTTTCAGGAAGAATTTCATTGGTTTCGTTATCAAACATACTTTTAATTAGTTCTAACAAACTCTTATCGTGAAAATTTTCACGATGAATAGCAGAAAAAATCATTTCCAGTTCTGTTTTtaataaagatttattaaaaaGTGGTTCATATGTATCCATCAATGAGTCCAAAGCTTTTTGTGGAAATTTAGCGCCATATTCTGTGAATCTTTTATTATCGCCCAATTCCAGAAATTGAAACTTTTTGTAATCAGAGAAACGTTGCTCTAATTGAGTGATAATATTGTCCAAAATCTCAAAAAAGATCCTTCTAAATTTAGTTTTAGCTTTCTCCAAAAAACTTTGATCTCCGTTATTAGATAAACTACCAGGTAAAATATCAAGTTCACTACGACTTAAGCTGGGTTTAGAATTGGTTTCGCTAACAGCAATGTTGAAATGGTTAGAAAATGTAAGGTCATTTCTCCAGCTCTTTAACATTGCAACACATCTGGACACTGAATTGGCACACAATTGAACATCATTATTTTTCTTCTGCAAGATGTTGTATAAGAGCTCAATTTGTTGAAATATATCACTAAAagcatttaataaaaatacaaattccAAGTCCTCCAACTTACGTTTAAAACCACCTGCCTGCCTAATTGATTTTGCATTTGATTCTGGGCAATTCATTATGTCCTGAAAGacttgtaacaatttttttctttcttgtgaCACAGCATATACTACTTTTGCATTTGAATTCCATCTTACTTCACTATTTGTGGGAATTCGttttccaagtattttatttaaaaaataggacCGTTTGGACGATTGGTGAAAATAAGCTGGAATACCTTGAAGCGTTGAGAAAAATATTTTGACTGTTGTAATGTTGGAGCAACTTTGCTGTAAAACTAAGTTGAGGCGGTGAGCAAAACAATGGGTAAATATTGCTAATGGTGCAGAATCTCTCACTAAGTCCATTAAGTTGTCCCGACATAACACTAGCTCCATCGTAGGTTTGAGCAATTAATTTAGCTTTACAGTCAAATTTACCGCTTACACTAAACAGTAAGTCACGTAACGCTGGAGCACTTCGGTCTTCCCCTAGATCAAAAAAACCTAAGAAATATTCTTGAACAACGCCTTTTGTGTCCACTAATCTGCATAAAATTGAACATTGTGCCCTTTCAGTAATATCGGTTGTTTCATCAAGAATGCATGCAAAAAATGTGGAGTTATTTATGGCGTTCTCGCTAAAAATATGAATTTCGTCTTTCACTAGATCGATTAGTTCGTTTTGTATCGTTTTTGAGATAcctctgaaatatatttttttctgccAGTGATCATTTAGTTCTGGagttgattttaatattaattcccaAATCGCTTTAAAATTTCCAGGATTTAGAGAATCATCGGATTCGTCGTGGCCACGGAAAGCCAGTTCCTGTTTCGCTAAAGTACAAGTTAAagaaactaattttttaatgatttctctgttcattttaacttctgcattgtatctaatttttgcgatttttgatttttcatctagcagatcgcgaacagaaaacgccctcttctgtaAATCCTTGaaggacaggaaattacttaaatgttccttgcaactggaatgtttttttaaggaggcagacatattttttaaatcaaagtatccttcacaattccatacacatttcttattagaaaataacaaacacggccaacaatatagtctgtttttcgtaatacttccagatAACCATTTATAGACATCATACCAAGAacaattaaaagtacgcaccttttttccatctttttggtcaatacgcaatgttggagtaggcctttcattcataataattttttttctatcaacttcagttcttctagataatggcgattccaatagtgaaacaacaatgtccaaacactcactatcaacattactattactgcaacctggtaaagcgtcagaagaactcatttttatgtatcagttataaaacgaTCTCACTATTCcaagaacaattttaaaaaatcaacctCGATCGGCCAAACAACTAGTGCAACTAGTAATAACAGATAACAGTGAAAATTGAACGAATGCTCGGCGACAGTATTGCCATATATAATTTGCATACAATCAGGAGATATAGAAATcatgcaaatgtgattttttttttggaatcttacgaattttttaaaatttatttgggcaaccgtgcacttgtttgcaattgtgttgtttgtttaaaaatatgttacaattatagattattttacatatttttttaccataatttaaaaaaaaaatttatattacaattcgataattacgttacaagtgacaacggtGCTcgacgtaggcccgatcgtctggtgcctaaacagcaagcataacaCGAcgatataaatcgttgtccggcaaattgcttaacttcaaacgctttttgtacgggtatcttatgtgagctgggtcggccagttacgctcgggcctattaatgatatttaaaatgcctgaatacgattcgatgctttctgtggtaatataataacatagttgttttaacggacactaatgtattgagtgatttagtacatttaaaagttatttatatgcattaacataatttttgaaaatatgtttttccattttaaagctcttaaaattattgggtaggcccggcctatcctgcctactcccaaaagccgccactgtctggagatatatttatgaaatgtgtgttatttatcgagatttttatttttttttttatttttgtttttgtttttgttttgtttttggaaggtgacagttgtaagacaacaagttcaacaacaaaaacaaaaataaaaatctcaataaataacacacatttcataaatatatctccagaataaatataaataacttttaaagaacttaatggtatagaacattactttcatcaaataaacaattacatttcacctatctctacttcattggataaaatctgtctcctcaagaacttccctgtttactgttaaacaattacaatagttgacttgagttctccaatcaacaatacaagatagtttgaaccatgttctttcaaccatcaattaatagagtaccggcatgtaagtaatgttttatttatttgtttatttattaattcattacagtttaatagactatttaccaatttgtgggtcttaccttgtctgcttaaacatcttattcattttgaaaaaccacagacatgtaatattggcataattactgtaatttatataatttatatcatctatctttattttatctttattatattataatatgggtttattattttcagcatttatttagctttgtatcgtgacctgaagatgctttgcatattgtagaaagcgaaaccggtcgtctgattaggtaaattaaattgattgtgagtaagtctaatttattatttcttttaccttttagaATTCATGATATTGAGCAATGGCAAAAAAGTATTCGAGACGAATCAGATATGAGATCTTTATTAGATGGTAGAGTATCAGATCTGTCAAAGACTTT is drawn from Diabrotica undecimpunctata isolate CICGRU chromosome 5, icDiaUnde3, whole genome shotgun sequence and contains these coding sequences:
- the LOC140442243 gene encoding zinc finger MYM-type protein 1-like, with the translated sequence MELVLCRDNLMDLVRDSAPLAIFTHCFAHRLNLVLQQSCSNITTVKIFFSTLQGIPAYFHQSSKRSYFLNKILGKRIPTNSEVRWNSNAKVVYAVSQERKKLLQVFQDIMNCPESNAKSIRQAGGFKRKLEDLEFVFLLNAFSDIFQQIELLYNILQKKNNDVQLCANSVSRCVAMLKSWRNDLTFSNHFNIAVSETNSKPSLSRSELDILPGSLSNNGDQSFLEKAKTKFRRIFFEILDNIITQLEQRFSDYKKFQFLELGDNKRFTEYGAKFPQKALDSLMDTYEPLFNKSLLKTELEMIFSAIHRENFHDKSLLELIKSMFDNETNEILPESYKLFCLLATIPATSASVERTFSTLKRIKSSLRNTMTQNRLSSLSTVSIQKDILAQLMETGDTFYERVINKFAQSKERRINLLYK